One Amblyomma americanum isolate KBUSLIRL-KWMA chromosome 8, ASM5285725v1, whole genome shotgun sequence DNA window includes the following coding sequences:
- the LOC144100126 gene encoding protein argonaute-2-like, which produces MGKGKRKDKKKNDSAGGPPAVPSASGGNQATAPAPSPAGATAPAPSPAGATTPAPSPAGPSRVSFAQALQHGAAPSPQPRAVSRGPTPAAEPRAQPTAQPRAQPTAQPTAQPTAQPSAYRPSYGAAAAAGDAKVAASSPRPASAAAAVSRSQPAAVALPPSPPCTPPVAVTERTSEAGDQATPGDDVRIKELERTLPSHFPRRPAHGQLGRTIQLLANHFSIEIPTGSVYHYDVDISSETAQETKVPEQKKYRCLSTKINRIVIELLVKKYRQDLANCIPAFDGRKNLYTRRQLNFRERTFTVDLEEDQRSQKFTIKIQYAATVNLDALHGVFQKRVQTVPQEVLQAIDIVLRHSPSINLAPVGRSFFRPPGPNEYNDLGGGREVWFGYYTSVRPAQWKPMLNVDMSATAFYESLPLVDFMCRFFSDSRRALTPADLRSLRDNQYVRLNRELKGLRVKVTHLPYPRKYKVVKITREAAKDIYFESESSQISVADYFQSRYRRLSYPNFPCVQSGSPTHPVYIPLEVCELAEGQHCRKKLDEIQTAEMIKRTAKPPAKRFLEIRQSVRDMVSTSEKYLREFGVKINSEPTQVVGRVLDPPTLVFENNTMCKPRDGTWDLRGQRFRKAMSMTQWIVLNVSRFAHKDCLDNFIKMLIRIGQELGMRIAQPLAVITFDTYRQPMRTVLMEQRQQYPQLEMVVAVITKATNYAEIKQVAETELSLRTQCILDNNVIQKCNAALIQNLCQKINAKMGGINNSLLMQEKPKLLHCPVIVIGADVSHPSPGDKIRPSIAACVGSLDPVPSKFHATIRVQIEDSKAKARVEIIKDLKDMIKELLMVFYRTTRYKPQRIVFYRDGVSEGQFLEVRNHEVSAIRLACAEMCPTETYEPPLTFIVVQKRHHTRFMPANDRDGVGKCRNVPPGTTVDSVVTHPLDFDFFLCSHFGIQGSSRPAHYYIVWDDSKFSADDLQKLSFYLCHTYSRCARSVSIPAPVYYAHLAAFRAKHHIASKLETSGAVSQSSEGGGDAVLTTAQYVEAVKVLQELQASMYFV; this is translated from the exons atggggaaaggaaagcgcaaagacaagaagaaaaacgactcagctggtggacctccag cggtgccttcggccagcggtggcaatcaagccactgctcctgctccgtcgcccgccggtgccaccgctcctgctccgtcgcccgccggtgccaccactcctgctccgtcgcccgctgGTCCGTCGCGggtttcgttcgcgcaagcactACAGCACGGCGCTGCGCccagcccgcagccgcgcgccgtcagccGCGGCCCGACCCCTGCAGCGGAGCCCAGAGCTCAGCCCACCGCGCAGCCCAGAGCTCAGCCCACCGCACAGCCCACCGCTCAGcccaccgctcagcccagcgcctaccgtcccagctacggggccgccgccgccgcaggtgACGCCAAGGTAGCGGCCAGCAGCCCgcggcctgcatccgcagcagccgccgtgagtcGCAGTCAGCCGGCGGCAGTtgccctaccaccgtcgccaccatgtACGCCGCCCGTTGCGGTAACAGAGCGGACCTCCGAAGCTGGAGACCAGGCCACTCCAGGCGACGATGTCaggatcaag gagctcgagcgaaccctgccctctcacttcccgcggcggcccgcccacggccagctgggccggaccatacaacttcttgccaaccacttcagcattgagataccgaccggcagcgtctaccactacgacgtcgacatctcATCGGAGACTGCccaggagaccaaggttcctgagcagaaaaagtaccgatgcctcagtacaaagatcaacaggatagtcatcgagctcctagtaaagaagtaccggcaagacctggccaactgcatcccggctttcgatggccgcaagaacctgtacacgcgccgtcagctcaacttccgcgagcggacattcacagtcgacctcgaagaagaccagagaagccagaagttTACCATCAAGATCCAGTATGCAGCCACCGTGAACCTGGAtgccctgcatggcgtcttccaaaagcgcgtacaaactgtgccccaggaagtcctccaggccatcgacatcgtcttgaggcacagcccctcgatcaaccttgcgccggttggacgctcgttcttcagaccgccgggacccaacgagtACAACGACCTCGGAGGAGGCagggaggtgtggtttggctactacacgagtgttcgacccgcccaatggaagcccatgcttaacgtcgacatgtcagcaacagcattctacgagtcgcttccactggtagacttcatgtgcaggttTTTCAGCGACAGCCGGCGTGCGTTGACACCCGCGGACTTAcggtcattgcgcgacaaccagtacgtgcggctgaatagggagctcaaaggactccgcgtaaaagtgacgcaccttccctacccgcgcaagtacaaagtggtcaagatcacgagggaagCTGCCAAGGacatctattttgaatcagaaagtagtcagatctccgtcgccgactacttccagagccgctacaggcgcttgtcgtacccgaacttcccttgcgtgcagagtggcagcccgacgcatccggtctacattcctctggaggtgtgcgagctggccgaaggccagcactgtcggaagaaactCGATGAGAttcagaccgccgagatgatcaagcgcacggccaagcccccagccaagcgcttcctggagattcgtcagtctgtgcgcgacatggtcagcacCTCGGAGaagtacctgcgagagttcggcgtcaagatcaactccgaacccactcaggttgtgggcagagtgctcgacccgccaactctggtttttgagaacaacaccatgtgcaagccacgcgacggtacgtgggatctccgagggcagcgtTTCCGCAAGGCGATGTCCATGACAcagtggattgttctcaacgtgagccgcttcgcgcacaaagactgcctggacaacttcatcaagatgctgatccgcatcggccaagaactgggcatgcgcattgcgcagccgcttgcggttATCACGTTCGACACATACCGCCagcccatgcggaccgttctcaTGGAGCAGCGCCAGCAGtacccgcagttggagatggttgtggctgtgataacaaaagccacaaactacgctgagatcaagcaggtggcagagactgagctctccctgcgcacacaatgcatcttggacaacaacgtgaTCCAAAAGTGTAAtgcagcgctcatccaaaacctgtgccaaaagatcaacgccaagatgggcggcatcaacaatagtctcctgatgcaggagaagccAAAGCTATTACATTGTCCCGTGATCGTCatcggagcagacgtgtcgcacccatcgcctggagacaagatcaggccatccatcgccgcgtgcgtcggaagcctagaccctgtaccgtccaagtttcacgccaccattcgggtacagattgaagactccaaGGCTAAGGCACGTGTGGAAATCATCAaggacctgaaggacatgatcaaGGAATTGCTAATGGTTTTCTACCGCACCACCAGGTACAAGCCCCagcggatcgtcttctacagagacggagtgagcgaggggcagttcttggaagtccgtaaccatgag gtgagcgccatccggctggcgtgtgcggaaatgtgtcccaccgagacctacgagccaccactgacgttcatcgtggtccagaagcggcatcacacgaggttcatgcccgccaacgaccgcgacggcgtgggcaagtgtcgcaacgtcccaccaggcacgaccgtagactcggtggtcacgcacccgctggacttcgacttcttcctctgcagccacttcggcatccag GGCTccagccggccggcccactactatatcgtgtgggatgactccaagttcagcgcggacgacctgcagaagctcagcttctacctgtgccacacatactcccggtgtgcaaggagcgtgagcatcccggcccctgtgtactacgcgcacctggccgccttccgcgcaaaacaccacatcgccagcaagctggagacgtccggcgcggtcagccagtcgtctgagggcggcggggacgccgtgttgaccactgcccaatacgtggaggccgtcaaggtgctgcaggaactgcaggcctccatgtacttcgtgtaa
- the LOC144100127 gene encoding protein argonaute-2-like yields MLNVDMSATAFYEPLPLVDFMCRFFSDSRRVLTPADLRSLRDNQYVRLDRELKGLRIKVTHLPYPRKYKVVKITREAAKDIYFESEGSQISVADYFQSRYRRLSYPNFPCVQSGSPTHPVYIPLEVCELAEGQHCRKKLDESQTAEMIKRTAKPPAKRFLEIRQSVRDMVSTSEKYLREFGVKINSEPTQVVGRVLDPPTLVFENNTMCKPRDGTWDLRGQRFHKAMSMTQWIVLNVSRFTHKDCLDNFIKMLIRIGQELGMRIAQPLAVITFDTNRQPMRTVLTEQRQQYPQLEMVVAVITKATNYAEIKQVAETELSLRTQCILDNNVVQKCNASLIQNLCQKINAKMGGVNNSLLMQEKPKVFHRPVIVIGADVSHPSPGDKIRPSIAACVGSLDPVPSKFHATIRVQIEDSKAKARVEIIKDLKDMVKELLLVFYRTNGYKPLRIVFYRDGVSEGQFLEVRNHEVSAIRLACAEMCPTETYEPPLTFIVVQKRHHTRFMPAHDRDGVGKCRNVPPGTTVDSVVTHPLDFDFFLCSHFGIQGTSRPAHYYIVWDDSNFSADDLQKLSFYLCHTYSRCARSVSIPAPVYYAHLAAFRAKHHIASKLETSGAVSQSSEGGGDAVLTTAQYVEAVKVLQELQASMYFV; encoded by the exons atgcttaatgtcgacatgtcagcaacagcattctACGAGCCGCTTCCACTGGtagacttcatgtgcaggttTTTCAGCGACAGCCGGCGTGTGTTGACACCCGCGGACTTAcggtcattgcgcgacaaccagtacgtgcgGCTGGATAGGGAGCTCAAAGGACTCCGCATtaaagtgacgcaccttccgtacccgcgcaagtacaaagtggtcaagatcacgagggaagctgcgaaggacatctattttgaatcagaaggtagtcagatctccgtcgccgactacttccaaagccgctacaggcgcttgtcgtacccgaacttcccttgcgtgcagagtggcagcccgacgcatccggtctacattcctctggaggtgtgcgagctggccgaaggccagcactgtcggaagaaactcgatgagagtcagaccgccgagatgatcaagcgcacggccaagcccccagccaagcgcttcctggagattcgtcagtctgtgcgcgacatggtcagcacCTCGGAGaagtacctgcgagagttcggcgtcaagatcaactccgaacccactcaggttgtgggcagagtgctcgacccgccaACTCTGGTTTTCgagaacaacaccatgtgcaagccacgcgacggtacgtgggatctccgagggcagcgtttccacaaggcgatgtccatgacacagtggattgttctcaacgtgagccgcttcACGCACAAAGACTGCCTGGACAACTTCATcaagatgctgatccgcatcggccaagaactgggcatgcgcattgcgcagccgcttgcggtcatcacgttcgacacaaaccgccagcccatgcggaccgttctcacggagcagcgccagcagtacccgcagttggagatggttgtggctgtgataacaaaagccacaaactacgctgagatcaagcaggtggcagagactgagctctccctgcgcacacaatgcatcttggacaacaacgttGTCCAAAAGTGTAACGCATcgctcatccaaaacctgtgccaaaagatcaacgccaagatgggcggagtcaacaatagtctcctgatgcaggagaaACCCAAGGTATTCCATAGGCCCGTGATCGTCatcggagcagacgtgtcgcacccatcgcctggagacaagatcaggccatccatcgccgcgtgcgtcggaagcctagaccctgtaccgtccaagtttcacgccaccattcgggtacagattgaagactccaaggctaaggcgcgtgtggaaatTATCAAGGACCTGAAGGACATGGTCAAGGAATTGCTACTGGTTTTCTACCGCACCAACGGTTACAAGCCCCtgcggatcgtcttctacagagacggagtgagcgaggggcagttcttggaagtccgtaaccatgag gtgagcgccatccggctggcgtgtgcggaaatgtgtcccaccgagacctacgagccaccactgacgttcatcgtggtccagaagcggcaccacacgaggttcatgcccgcccacgaccgcgacggcgtgggcaagtgtcgcaacgtcccaccaggcacgaccgtagactcggtggtcacgcacccgctggacttcgacttcttcctctgcagccacttcggcatccag GGtaccagccggccggcccactactatatcgtgtgggatgactccaacttcagcgcggacgacctgcagaagctcagcttctacctgtgccacacatactcccggtgtgcaaggagcgtgagcatcccggcccctgtgtactacgcgcacctggccgccttccgcgcaaaacaccacatcgccagcaagctggagacgtcaggcgcggtcagccagtcgtctgagggcggcggggacgccgtgttgaccactgcccaatacgtggaggccgtcaaggtgctgcaggaactgcaggcctccatgtacttcgtgtaa